A DNA window from Luteolibacter luteus contains the following coding sequences:
- a CDS encoding dihydroneopterin aldolase, producing the protein MSEACQIEIRRLKVKTYIGVPEDERTGAQELLVTVKITPRVGFSETGDEIEQTVDYAALAEGLKVLALAKPRKLIETLASDIADLVLSHPLVAAVEVMVEKFILPDTECVAVHLKRSL; encoded by the coding sequence ATGAGCGAAGCCTGCCAGATCGAGATCCGCCGCCTGAAGGTGAAGACCTACATCGGCGTGCCGGAAGATGAGCGGACGGGAGCCCAAGAGCTGCTGGTGACGGTGAAGATCACGCCGCGCGTGGGCTTCTCCGAGACCGGGGATGAGATCGAGCAGACCGTCGACTACGCCGCGCTGGCGGAAGGGCTGAAGGTGCTGGCTCTGGCGAAGCCGCGGAAGCTGATCGAGACGCTTGCCTCGGACATCGCGGATCTGGTGCTCAGCCACCCCTTGGTGGCTGCGGTGGAAGTGATGGTCGAGAAGTTCATCCTGCCGGACACGGAGTGCGTGGCGGTGCATCTGAAGAGGTCTCTCTAG
- a CDS encoding S41 family peptidase: MSARRFQAFLSAAIVAAVQPGSSATPADGEILMASWPTLSPDGKTIAFEWRDDLWSVPVVGGLAERLTAHPARDSFPHYSPDGKTLYFCSSRAGFLQLFSMPASGGPAAQHSFHSEGASLEDITPDGTRALVRGLRDEPGFRPERLIEIDLRKDAPESYLFNEKGQSARYSPDGSKVLFCREGEQLYRKGYRGPRASSIWLYDIKAKTFTSLIKEEAEARSPMWKPDGSGFYYVSERDGTFNLWSRDFASGKDEQLTSFKDDGVLRPVISDDGSVIVFRRDFHLWTWRPGGKAEQVTIRQQEDLPDTTQELRKITGTVDADFSPSGLEFVFCAEGELWISDTVLREPNRITRSDAREEDAVFSPDGQWIYYLKDDGIDRNIWRISRKESDTYWWRASSFDEQQVTKGTEAKRRMGLSPDGTRIAYISGGGNLHVANADGSDDKMLFECWDAPTFDWSPDSGWLVFAAQDQNFNRDIYIMPADGSKEPFNLSRHPDFEGSPKWSPDGRRIAFTGRRLNNEMGLFYVDLKIEEAVRSTRDRRELDAESAMRDDPLYRQEDSERDTTTGEADEEPEEKPAEDSVAKHALPEKIEEVEKPKRKRMRIDFEGLSDRIVRLNTRGIEPERILWTADSKSLLFQSKNSSTDKLFKIEARHGASMQDEAEFRGLPIRVDKDGSLFWIVDRTPAVLKKGKITRYPVTARLVRDRVAHQRLWYRSVWRTLRDRFYDPSMNGRDWMKILGKYEEAAAHAPDSPTFDGVVGMMLGELNASHLTFISSVWPKPWENEGAEFQSTRHIGIRFQRNGAGSPLTVASVIAGSPAALCKPPVQAGDTIVKINGRAIDGTMPVHRFMNGRLDRDIELVVRDKEGKEHVHDLNPISYEQARDLAEAQVVLDNRKRVEEMSGGRLGYVHIARMYWDEFEQFEREIYAAGHGKEGLVIDIRDNGGGFITDHLLTVLCQPQHAVTIPRGGNPGYPQDRKVYASWHKPLVVVCNQNSFSNAEIFAHAIKTLKRGPIVGVPTAGGVISATREKILDAGTLRVPFRGWFSPKDGTDMEMNGAVPDHIVWPDPGQLVAGEDPQLKKAVDVLIKDVDAAERIDFVPKYRSGYTPSTGEPVK; this comes from the coding sequence ATGTCTGCCCGGCGTTTCCAAGCGTTCCTGTCCGCCGCGATTGTCGCCGCGGTGCAGCCGGGCTCCTCGGCGACACCTGCCGATGGCGAGATCCTGATGGCCAGTTGGCCGACCCTCTCGCCGGACGGAAAGACCATCGCCTTCGAATGGCGGGATGACCTCTGGTCGGTGCCCGTGGTGGGAGGCCTCGCCGAGCGCCTGACGGCTCACCCGGCGCGCGATAGCTTCCCCCATTACTCGCCGGACGGGAAGACGCTCTACTTCTGCTCCAGCCGTGCGGGCTTCCTGCAGCTTTTCTCGATGCCCGCCAGCGGCGGACCCGCCGCACAGCACAGTTTCCACTCCGAGGGCGCGAGCCTGGAGGACATCACGCCCGATGGCACTCGCGCGCTCGTCCGTGGCCTACGCGATGAACCGGGCTTCCGGCCGGAGCGCCTGATCGAGATCGACCTCCGCAAGGACGCCCCCGAAAGCTACCTCTTTAACGAGAAGGGCCAATCCGCACGCTACAGCCCGGATGGGTCGAAGGTCCTCTTCTGCCGCGAGGGCGAACAGCTTTACCGCAAGGGCTACCGCGGACCGCGCGCTTCCTCGATCTGGCTCTACGATATCAAGGCGAAGACCTTCACCAGTCTCATCAAGGAAGAGGCCGAAGCCCGCTCCCCGATGTGGAAGCCGGACGGCAGCGGCTTCTATTACGTCTCCGAGCGGGATGGCACCTTCAATCTCTGGAGCCGCGACTTCGCCAGCGGGAAGGACGAGCAGCTCACCAGCTTCAAGGACGACGGCGTGCTGCGTCCGGTGATTTCCGATGATGGCTCGGTGATCGTGTTCCGCCGAGATTTTCACCTCTGGACCTGGCGTCCAGGCGGCAAGGCGGAGCAGGTCACCATCCGCCAGCAGGAGGACTTACCCGATACCACGCAGGAGTTGCGCAAGATCACCGGCACGGTGGACGCGGATTTCTCCCCCAGCGGCCTGGAGTTCGTCTTCTGCGCCGAAGGCGAACTGTGGATCAGCGACACCGTGCTTCGCGAGCCGAACCGCATCACCCGCAGCGATGCGCGGGAAGAAGACGCGGTCTTCTCCCCGGATGGACAGTGGATCTATTATCTGAAGGACGACGGCATCGACCGGAACATCTGGCGAATCTCCCGCAAGGAAAGCGATACCTACTGGTGGCGTGCATCGAGCTTTGACGAGCAGCAGGTAACCAAGGGTACCGAGGCCAAGCGCCGCATGGGCCTGAGCCCGGACGGCACCCGCATCGCCTATATCTCCGGCGGTGGAAACCTTCACGTGGCGAATGCCGATGGCTCGGATGACAAGATGCTCTTCGAGTGCTGGGATGCGCCGACCTTCGATTGGTCTCCGGACTCCGGTTGGCTGGTCTTTGCCGCGCAAGACCAGAACTTCAACCGGGACATTTATATCATGCCCGCGGACGGTTCGAAGGAGCCCTTCAACCTCTCGCGCCACCCGGATTTCGAAGGCTCGCCGAAGTGGTCGCCCGATGGCCGCCGCATCGCCTTCACCGGCCGCCGCCTGAACAATGAGATGGGCCTCTTCTACGTCGATCTGAAGATCGAGGAAGCCGTCCGCTCGACCCGCGATCGCCGCGAACTCGATGCCGAGTCCGCGATGCGCGACGACCCGCTTTATCGCCAGGAAGACAGCGAACGCGACACCACCACCGGCGAGGCCGACGAAGAACCGGAGGAAAAGCCCGCCGAAGACTCGGTGGCAAAGCACGCTCTGCCGGAGAAGATAGAGGAAGTGGAGAAGCCGAAGCGCAAGCGCATGCGCATCGACTTCGAAGGCCTGAGCGATCGCATCGTGCGCCTCAATACCCGGGGTATCGAGCCGGAGCGGATCCTGTGGACCGCCGATTCGAAGTCGCTGCTTTTCCAGAGCAAGAACAGCTCCACCGACAAGCTCTTCAAGATCGAAGCCCGCCACGGTGCCTCGATGCAGGATGAAGCGGAATTCCGCGGCCTCCCGATCCGCGTCGACAAGGATGGCTCCCTCTTCTGGATCGTGGATCGTACGCCTGCCGTGCTGAAGAAGGGCAAGATCACCCGCTATCCGGTCACCGCACGCCTGGTGCGGGATCGCGTCGCACATCAGCGGCTCTGGTATCGCTCCGTCTGGCGCACCTTGCGTGATCGTTTCTACGATCCTTCGATGAATGGCCGGGATTGGATGAAGATCCTCGGCAAGTATGAGGAAGCCGCCGCGCACGCTCCGGACTCCCCGACTTTCGATGGCGTCGTCGGCATGATGCTGGGCGAACTGAATGCCTCCCACCTCACCTTCATTTCCTCCGTCTGGCCGAAGCCATGGGAGAACGAAGGCGCGGAATTCCAATCAACGCGTCACATCGGCATCCGCTTCCAAAGAAACGGTGCAGGCTCGCCGCTCACGGTCGCCTCGGTGATCGCAGGCAGCCCTGCCGCGCTCTGCAAGCCACCGGTGCAGGCGGGTGATACCATCGTGAAGATCAATGGCCGTGCCATCGATGGCACCATGCCGGTTCACCGCTTCATGAATGGCCGTCTGGATCGCGACATCGAGCTGGTGGTCCGCGACAAGGAGGGCAAGGAGCACGTCCACGATCTCAATCCCATCAGCTACGAACAGGCCCGCGATCTCGCCGAGGCGCAGGTCGTGCTCGATAACCGCAAGCGCGTCGAAGAGATGTCCGGCGGCCGTCTCGGTTACGTCCACATCGCGCGGATGTATTGGGATGAGTTCGAACAATTCGAGCGCGAGATCTATGCCGCCGGCCACGGCAAGGAAGGCCTCGTCATCGACATCCGCGACAACGGCGGCGGGTTCATCACCGATCACTTGCTCACCGTGCTCTGCCAGCCCCAACATGCGGTCACCATCCCGCGCGGCGGGAATCCCGGCTATCCGCAAGACCGCAAGGTCTATGCTTCCTGGCACAAGCCGCTGGTGGTGGTGTGCAACCAGAACTCTTTCTCGAATGCCGAGATCTTCGCACATGCGATCAAGACCCTGAAGCGCGGGCCCATCGTCGGTGTCCCGACCGCGGGCGGCGTGATCTCTGCCACGCGCGAAAAAATCCTCGATGCAGGAACCCTGCGTGTCCCCTTTCGCGGATGGTTCTCGCCGAAGGACGGCACGGACATGGAGATGAACGGCGCCGTCCCGGATCACATCGTCTGGCCGGATCCAGGCCAACTCGTCGCCGGGGAAGACCCGCAGCTAAAGAAGGCTGTGGATGTCCTCATCAAGGATGTCGACGCCGCGGAGCGCATCGACTTTGTCCCGAAGTATCGCAGTGGTTACACGCCATCGACCGGAGAGCCGGTGAAGTGA
- a CDS encoding glycosyl hydrolase, which translates to MQSIRAILCLTAALFTSPLVAAPPAVAEAKISSSRSVATLANRKATLSGKTELRLTAGGDPMPGSFINFTSPDSWLILEQVKPSKVISSYLDRLFVDGEPAKIDHNLRVTAYGSGAVVIPHGPKFEAMSVYDAKSLSGPAMGLKCYEKYDDAKLGSMKGAISSFRLKRGYMATIAENEDGTGISKNYVAQDADIEVKPLPPELDNKVRFVRIFPWRWTSKKGIAGGIWQNLNVGWFYDWNIEQRTTPDLEYVPIKQKRYWPGLNQDWKEKGSLHLLGFNEPDRPDQAKMTPDEAIAGWPELLGTGLRLGSPAVSDGGLGWLYQFMEKADAAKLRVDFIAVHYYRAVGDPGDGKAAASQFHNFLKDIHERTNRPIWITEWNNGANWTGGKDPDAKEQKKAIEEMIEMLDKTPFVERYALYNWVEDCRALQDKDGKLTPAGDVYRDKVSPAGYKQEKK; encoded by the coding sequence ATGCAATCGATCCGTGCCATTCTCTGCCTAACGGCTGCCCTGTTCACCTCGCCCCTCGTGGCGGCGCCACCGGCCGTGGCGGAGGCGAAGATCTCTTCGAGCCGCTCGGTCGCGACGCTGGCGAACCGAAAGGCAACCCTGAGTGGAAAGACGGAGCTCCGGCTGACTGCCGGGGGTGATCCGATGCCGGGGAGCTTCATCAATTTCACCTCGCCGGATTCGTGGTTGATCCTGGAGCAGGTGAAGCCTTCGAAGGTGATCTCCTCCTATCTGGACCGCTTGTTCGTGGATGGCGAGCCGGCGAAGATCGACCATAACCTGCGCGTGACGGCCTACGGGTCCGGGGCGGTGGTCATTCCGCATGGCCCGAAGTTCGAGGCGATGAGCGTTTATGATGCGAAGTCGCTTTCCGGTCCGGCGATGGGTCTGAAGTGTTACGAGAAATACGATGATGCGAAGCTCGGCTCGATGAAGGGGGCGATCAGCTCCTTTCGCTTGAAGCGAGGCTACATGGCCACCATCGCGGAGAACGAGGACGGCACCGGCATCAGCAAGAACTACGTGGCGCAGGATGCTGACATTGAAGTGAAGCCGCTCCCGCCTGAGCTGGATAACAAGGTTCGCTTTGTCCGAATCTTTCCGTGGCGCTGGACCAGCAAGAAGGGAATCGCAGGCGGGATCTGGCAGAACCTGAACGTCGGCTGGTTCTATGACTGGAACATCGAGCAGCGCACCACGCCGGACCTCGAGTATGTGCCGATCAAGCAGAAGCGTTATTGGCCCGGGCTGAACCAGGATTGGAAGGAGAAGGGATCGCTCCACTTGCTTGGCTTCAATGAGCCGGATCGACCGGACCAAGCGAAGATGACGCCGGATGAAGCGATCGCGGGATGGCCTGAGCTTCTCGGGACGGGGCTGCGGCTTGGCTCGCCCGCGGTCTCGGATGGGGGATTGGGCTGGCTTTATCAGTTCATGGAGAAGGCCGATGCGGCGAAGCTGCGCGTCGACTTCATCGCGGTGCATTACTATCGCGCGGTCGGTGATCCCGGCGATGGGAAGGCGGCGGCCTCGCAGTTCCACAATTTTCTCAAGGACATCCATGAGCGCACGAACCGTCCGATCTGGATCACGGAGTGGAACAACGGTGCGAACTGGACCGGCGGCAAGGATCCCGACGCGAAGGAGCAGAAGAAGGCGATCGAGGAGATGATTGAGATGCTCGACAAGACGCCCTTCGTCGAACGCTATGCGCTCTACAACTGGGTGGAGGACTGCCGCGCGCTGCAGGACAAGGACGGGAAGCTGACACCGGCAGGCGACGTGTATCGGGACAAGGTTTCGCCCGCCGGCTACAAGCAGGAGAAGAAGTAG
- a CDS encoding succinate dehydrogenase/fumarate reductase iron-sulfur subunit produces the protein MNLTLKVWRQNGPNDKGRIETYPASDIPEECSFLEMLDIVNERIISDGGEPIHFDHDCREGICGACSLTINGIPHGKEGGTTTCQVHMRKYRDGDTIWIEPFRARAFPVIRDLIVDRNSFDRIIAAGGYIDVRTGSAVDANAIPIAKVDADNAFDAAACIGCGACVAACPNASAMLFVSAKVSHLGHLPQGQPEREKRVLAMVKQMDAEGFGNCTNHYECEAACPKEISVDHIARMNRDYGKAVLAEQFA, from the coding sequence ATGAACCTCACGCTGAAGGTCTGGCGTCAGAACGGCCCGAACGACAAAGGCCGCATCGAAACCTACCCCGCCTCGGATATCCCCGAGGAATGTTCGTTCCTGGAGATGCTCGACATCGTGAACGAGCGGATCATCAGCGACGGCGGCGAGCCGATCCACTTCGACCACGACTGCCGTGAGGGCATCTGCGGCGCCTGCTCGCTCACCATCAATGGGATCCCGCACGGCAAGGAAGGTGGCACCACCACCTGCCAGGTCCACATGCGGAAATACCGGGATGGTGATACCATCTGGATCGAGCCCTTCCGCGCCCGTGCTTTCCCCGTGATCCGCGACCTCATCGTGGACCGCAATTCCTTTGACCGCATCATCGCCGCCGGCGGCTACATCGACGTCCGCACCGGCTCCGCCGTGGATGCGAATGCGATCCCGATCGCGAAAGTCGATGCCGACAACGCTTTCGACGCCGCCGCCTGCATCGGCTGCGGGGCCTGCGTGGCCGCCTGCCCGAATGCCAGCGCCATGCTCTTCGTTTCCGCGAAGGTTTCCCACCTCGGCCACCTGCCGCAGGGCCAGCCGGAGCGCGAAAAGCGCGTGCTCGCCATGGTCAAGCAGATGGATGCCGAAGGCTTCGGCAACTGCACCAACCACTACGAGTGCGAGGCCGCCTGTCCGAAGGAAATCAGCGTCGATCACATCGCGCGGATGAACCGTGACTACGGGAAGGCCGTCCTGGCCGAACAGTTTGCATGA
- a CDS encoding polysaccharide biosynthesis/export family protein yields MKALIAFSLLALAPLHAEESKQETEPRVTVGGQVRAPGPVKFEKNLTLFEAIQAARGATEFGAQNRVKIHRDGKTTTYDMRDDKQKLTPLEKGDIVEVPQKNIIGK; encoded by the coding sequence ATGAAAGCACTGATCGCATTTTCATTGTTGGCCTTGGCCCCCCTTCACGCCGAGGAGTCGAAGCAAGAAACCGAGCCCAGGGTCACCGTGGGTGGTCAGGTTCGCGCCCCGGGCCCGGTGAAGTTCGAGAAGAACCTCACGCTCTTTGAGGCCATTCAGGCAGCCAGGGGTGCCACGGAGTTTGGAGCCCAGAATCGCGTGAAGATCCATCGTGATGGCAAGACGACCACCTACGACATGCGGGACGACAAGCAGAAGCTGACCCCCTTGGAAAAGGGAGACATCGTCGAGGTTCCGCAGAAAAATATCATCGGGAAGTGA
- a CDS encoding endo-1,4-beta-xylanase gives MIRPLLAALLFTSTGTGLADQSPWGIALGAEWSGEYPRVNPLLHEAGVTWMRYFPEWHSVQPAKGQWDFKRADDFVASAKKHGITISGGFWYAAPWATTDGGTRRVPLKDPQDWKDYVKGMATRYGKDVLWWEVWNEFNGSFSEGGTPQIYADMVKDAYTTAKAANPNAKIGLSVANFDIGFLDATIKAGAAGHFDFVCVHPYENLGSLANGGERGYLSLTASLRQMLAANGQKQDLPLWITEFGIQSTIQPDAAADAKQAEIFTKGYVLSLAQGFDKVFWFEARGPAYGKGTDHGIIREDWSKRPVYDAYRTLTRELGKEPHYLGWLDLEGALGFVFEDQGKPCLVAWAASEKTVKLGDRELPLSKSPIFTHELPADLRKQAQENAAKPFPWGTDFAKAKQVSCILGATNRSEGVTQTNPETTSVMNGLDSSARRANVSKGGEGLYAYFRVDPTFVPFGTKELEITVVAKRLPDGGSAGMNLTYESSSGYKGAGTWWTIPEGDQWSEHTWKLDDANFAGGWGWNFRTDGAGSPSDFLIKEVRVKKK, from the coding sequence ATGATCCGCCCGCTCCTCGCCGCGCTTCTCTTCACCAGCACCGGCACTGGCCTCGCCGACCAGAGCCCGTGGGGCATCGCCCTCGGCGCGGAATGGTCCGGCGAATACCCGCGGGTCAATCCCCTTCTCCACGAAGCCGGCGTCACCTGGATGCGCTATTTCCCGGAGTGGCACTCCGTCCAGCCCGCGAAGGGCCAGTGGGACTTCAAGCGGGCCGATGACTTCGTGGCCTCCGCCAAAAAGCACGGGATCACTATCTCCGGCGGCTTCTGGTATGCCGCTCCGTGGGCGACCACCGATGGCGGCACGCGGCGGGTCCCGCTGAAGGATCCCCAGGATTGGAAAGACTACGTGAAGGGCATGGCCACCCGCTACGGCAAGGACGTCCTATGGTGGGAAGTCTGGAACGAATTCAACGGCAGCTTCTCGGAAGGTGGCACACCGCAAATCTATGCGGACATGGTGAAGGACGCCTACACCACCGCCAAGGCCGCCAATCCCAACGCCAAAATCGGCCTCAGCGTGGCGAATTTCGACATCGGCTTCCTTGATGCCACCATCAAGGCCGGGGCCGCCGGGCACTTCGACTTCGTGTGCGTTCACCCCTACGAAAATCTCGGCTCGCTCGCGAACGGAGGGGAGCGAGGCTACCTCAGCCTCACCGCCAGCCTGCGCCAGATGCTCGCTGCCAATGGCCAGAAGCAGGACCTCCCGCTCTGGATCACGGAATTCGGCATCCAATCGACCATCCAGCCGGACGCCGCGGCGGACGCGAAGCAGGCGGAAATCTTCACCAAGGGCTACGTGCTCTCCCTCGCCCAAGGCTTCGACAAGGTCTTCTGGTTCGAAGCACGCGGTCCCGCCTATGGAAAAGGCACCGACCACGGGATCATCCGCGAGGACTGGAGCAAGCGGCCCGTCTACGATGCTTATCGTACCTTGACCCGTGAACTCGGGAAGGAACCGCACTACCTCGGATGGCTGGACCTGGAAGGGGCGCTCGGCTTCGTCTTCGAGGACCAGGGCAAGCCCTGTCTTGTCGCATGGGCGGCTTCGGAGAAAACGGTGAAGCTCGGCGACAGGGAGCTGCCACTGTCCAAGTCACCGATCTTCACACACGAGCTGCCCGCCGACTTGCGGAAGCAAGCACAGGAGAATGCCGCGAAGCCCTTCCCGTGGGGCACCGACTTCGCGAAAGCCAAGCAGGTGAGCTGCATCCTCGGCGCGACCAATCGGAGCGAAGGCGTGACCCAGACCAATCCGGAGACCACCTCGGTGATGAACGGGCTCGATTCCAGCGCCCGTCGCGCAAACGTCTCGAAAGGCGGCGAGGGCCTCTACGCTTACTTCCGCGTCGATCCAACCTTCGTTCCCTTCGGCACGAAGGAGCTGGAGATTACCGTGGTCGCGAAGCGGCTGCCGGATGGCGGAAGCGCCGGGATGAATCTCACCTATGAATCCTCAAGCGGCTATAAGGGCGCGGGAACATGGTGGACCATCCCGGAAGGCGATCAATGGTCGGAGCACACCTGGAAGCTGGACGATGCCAATTTCGCGGGTGGCTGGGGCTGGAATTTCCGGACGGATGGCGCCGGGTCGCCCTCGGATTTCCTGATCAAGGAAGTCCGGGTGAAGAAGAAATAA
- a CDS encoding NAD(P)/FAD-dependent oxidoreductase has translation MTRLPMIETIDLILPLEASEDEAAWKAAAAKKLGVPASRVKGVRLLKHSLDARQRAVKVQLRLEVGVDEPLAFEAAPTWSAPALPSQPKTVVIVGCGPAGMFAALRCLELGMKPIVLERGKDASARRFDLAPILRQGTVIEDSNYCFGEGGAGTFSDGKLYTRATKRGPVARVYEILVAHGAPQRILTDAHPHIGSNLLPNVVKAMRGSILEAGGEVRFQTKVVDFLIDGDRLRGVVTAAGDEIAGDAVILATGHSARDIYRLLAEKKVLLERKPFAVGVRIEHPQPFIDAQQYHLKKDEERHELLPAARYAVATKIDDRGVHSFCMCPGGFIVPASTENDEVVVNGMSLARRDSPFANSGLVVTVEPEDTDSFSKEHGILSGIAYQKALEVAAKQAGGGGQVAPGQRVADFIQGRISADLPKTSYFPGGKPAPLHEIMPKGIVERMRTGLKLFDRKIRGYAGKEALLLGFETRTSSPVRIPREDETLEHPELHGLYPCGEGAGYAGGIVSAALDGRRVAEAVAG, from the coding sequence ATGACGCGGCTTCCGATGATCGAGACGATCGACCTCATCCTGCCCCTCGAAGCCTCCGAGGACGAAGCCGCGTGGAAAGCTGCCGCCGCGAAGAAGCTGGGGGTGCCCGCTTCCCGCGTGAAGGGCGTGCGCCTGCTGAAGCACTCGCTGGATGCGCGCCAGCGGGCGGTGAAAGTGCAACTGCGCCTGGAGGTCGGCGTGGATGAGCCGCTGGCATTCGAGGCAGCGCCGACCTGGTCGGCTCCTGCTTTGCCATCCCAGCCGAAGACGGTGGTGATCGTGGGTTGCGGGCCAGCCGGGATGTTTGCGGCGTTGCGATGCCTGGAGCTCGGCATGAAACCGATCGTGCTGGAGCGCGGCAAGGATGCCTCCGCCCGCCGCTTCGACCTGGCGCCGATCTTGCGACAGGGCACGGTGATCGAGGATTCGAACTACTGCTTCGGCGAGGGCGGGGCCGGAACTTTCTCCGATGGCAAGCTCTACACCCGGGCCACCAAGCGCGGCCCGGTGGCGCGCGTTTATGAGATCCTGGTGGCCCATGGTGCCCCGCAGAGGATCCTGACGGATGCGCACCCGCACATCGGCTCGAACCTGCTGCCGAACGTGGTGAAGGCGATGCGCGGCTCGATCCTCGAAGCGGGAGGAGAGGTGAGATTCCAGACGAAGGTGGTGGATTTCCTGATCGACGGCGACCGCCTGCGCGGGGTGGTAACGGCTGCCGGAGATGAGATCGCGGGTGATGCCGTGATCCTCGCGACCGGGCACAGCGCCCGTGACATCTACCGGCTGCTGGCTGAGAAGAAGGTGCTGCTGGAGCGGAAGCCTTTTGCGGTCGGCGTGCGCATCGAGCATCCGCAGCCTTTCATCGATGCGCAGCAGTATCACTTGAAGAAGGATGAAGAGCGCCACGAGTTGCTGCCTGCGGCGCGCTATGCGGTGGCGACGAAGATCGATGACCGCGGTGTGCATTCCTTCTGCATGTGCCCGGGTGGTTTCATTGTGCCTGCTTCGACGGAGAACGACGAGGTGGTGGTGAACGGGATGAGTCTGGCGCGGCGGGATTCTCCGTTTGCGAACTCCGGACTGGTGGTGACGGTGGAGCCGGAGGACACGGATTCGTTTTCAAAGGAGCACGGCATCCTTTCCGGGATCGCCTATCAGAAGGCGCTGGAGGTCGCGGCGAAGCAGGCAGGCGGCGGTGGCCAGGTGGCGCCGGGACAACGCGTCGCGGATTTTATCCAGGGTCGCATCTCGGCCGATCTGCCGAAGACGAGCTATTTCCCCGGTGGCAAGCCGGCGCCGCTGCATGAGATCATGCCGAAGGGCATCGTCGAGCGCATGCGCACGGGGCTGAAGCTCTTTGACCGGAAGATCCGCGGCTATGCGGGGAAGGAGGCGCTTTTGTTAGGCTTCGAGACGCGCACGAGTTCGCCGGTGCGGATCCCGCGTGAGGACGAGACGCTGGAGCATCCCGAGCTTCACGGGCTCTACCCCTGCGGTGAAGGGGCGGGCTATGCGGGTGGGATCGTCAGCGCGGCGCTGGATGGAAGGCGGGTCGCCGAGGCGGTGGCCGGGTGA
- a CDS encoding NAD-dependent epimerase/dehydratase family protein, which produces MLPEKSKVLVTGASGFIGSHVVRHLADIGYMVTALDLRPPPQEHPAGVIKLSCDLRSDSLPEGDFAFVIHLAALGGVRPSMERPLDYLETNLRATMRLLEHCRPRGLQRFIFASSSSVYGPTAGLPSKESDELHPCSPYALTKLQGEEWGRLFSEKHGIDFFALRLFAVWGEGQRPDLALESFRRKILAGETITIHGDGEQRRDLTHVSDVARTMEAALTWTGNGFEVFNIGTGRNHSVNEMLRAAEEQTGMRAKVEYGSEHPADVPVTLADVRKTRELLGWEAKVFFPALPSTLCP; this is translated from the coding sequence ATGCTTCCTGAAAAATCTAAGGTCCTCGTCACCGGAGCCTCCGGCTTCATCGGCAGTCATGTGGTCCGTCATCTTGCGGATATCGGCTACATGGTCACCGCCTTGGACCTTCGTCCGCCACCGCAGGAGCATCCCGCGGGAGTCATCAAGCTAAGCTGCGATCTCCGGAGCGACTCCTTGCCTGAGGGTGACTTCGCGTTCGTCATCCACCTTGCGGCGCTCGGCGGCGTGAGGCCTTCCATGGAGCGACCACTCGACTACCTGGAGACGAACCTCCGGGCCACGATGCGCCTGTTGGAGCACTGCCGCCCGCGCGGCTTACAACGCTTCATCTTCGCCTCCTCATCCAGCGTCTATGGACCGACCGCTGGCCTGCCGAGCAAGGAGAGCGACGAACTCCACCCTTGCAGCCCCTACGCGCTGACGAAGCTGCAAGGTGAAGAATGGGGACGCCTTTTCTCGGAGAAACATGGCATCGATTTCTTCGCGCTCCGCCTCTTCGCGGTCTGGGGCGAAGGGCAACGTCCCGATCTCGCGCTGGAGTCATTCCGCCGAAAAATCCTCGCAGGCGAAACCATCACGATCCACGGGGATGGCGAGCAGCGGCGGGACCTGACTCACGTCTCCGACGTCGCCCGCACGATGGAAGCAGCTCTCACTTGGACCGGAAATGGCTTCGAGGTCTTCAACATCGGCACCGGCAGGAATCACTCGGTGAACGAGATGCTTCGTGCGGCCGAGGAACAAACAGGCATGAGAGCGAAGGTCGAATACGGCTCCGAGCATCCCGCGGACGTCCCTGTCACGCTGGCGGACGTTCGGAAAACGCGCGAGCTTCTCGGCTGGGAAGCAAAGGTATTCTTCCCCGCGCTCCCGTCGACGCTGTGTCCGTAG